Proteins from one Choloepus didactylus isolate mChoDid1 chromosome 4, mChoDid1.pri, whole genome shotgun sequence genomic window:
- the LOC119530851 gene encoding olfactory receptor 8I2 — MAGSNFTKVTLFILSGFTDHPELQVSLFLLFLFIYLFTVLGNLGLIMLIRIDSQLHTPMYFFLSNLAFIDTFYSSTVTPKTLVSFQSNHKTISFVGCFVQMYFFVGFLCSECFLLGSMAYDRYIAICNPLLYSVVMSPKVCNWLGVLPYAIGFTNSLISICVISSLVFCDSSINHFFCDTTALLALSCIDASITEMVIFVLAGFTLISPLLIITVTYTAIISAILRIKSAAGRQKAFSTCASHLLSVTIFYGSLIFTYLQPDNTSSLTQAQVASVFYTIVIPMLNPLIYSLRNKDVKNAFLRVMHRNLFL, encoded by the coding sequence ATGGCTGGATCCAACTTCACTAAGGTGACTCTCTTCATTCTCTCTGGATTTACAGATCACCCTGAATTACAAGTCAGCCTTTTCTTGCTGTTCCTCTTCATTTACCTGTTCACTGTTTTGGGGAACCTTGGACTGATCATGTTAATCAGAATTGACTCTCAGCTTCATACACCTATGTACTTTTTCCTTAGCAATTTAGCATTCATTGATACATTTTATTCCTCTACTGTGACACCCAAGACACTTGTCAGTTTCCAATCCAACCATAAAACCATCTCTTTTGTTGGCTGCTTTGTCCAAATGTacttttttgttggttttctgtgtagtgagtgttttcttctgggatcaatggcctatgaccgctacaTAGCAATATGCAATCCCTTACTCTATTCAGTAGTCATGTCTCCAAAAGTGTGTAACTGGCTGGGAGTACTGCCATATGCAATAGGCTTCACAAATTCTCTGATATCCATCTGTGTGATAAGTAGTTTAGTGTTCTGTGATTCTAGTATCAATCATTTTTTCTGTGACACCACGGCTCTTTTGGCCCTGTCTTGCATAGATGCATCCATTACAGAGATGGTGATCTTTGTCTTAGCTGGGTTCACCCTGATAAGTCCTCTTCTCATCATCACAGTCACTTACACTGCCATCATCTCTGCCATCCTGAGGATCAAGTCTGCAGCAGGCAGGCagaaagccttctccacctgtgcaTCCCACCTCCTGAGTGTAACCATCTTCTATGGGTCCCTGATTTTCACATATCTACAGCCTGATAACACATCCTCCCTGACCCAGGCACAGGTGGCATCTGTGTTCTATACCATTGTCATTCCAATGCTGAATCCTCTGATCTATAGTCTGAGGAATAAAGATGTGAAAAATGCTTTCCTAAGAGTCATGCATAGAAATCTATTTCTATGA